In Deinococcus roseus, a single window of DNA contains:
- a CDS encoding NAD(P)-dependent alcohol dehydrogenase, giving the protein MTQTPEVHPDPFEVATMKAAVMHGIRDVRIETRNIPQVRPGHVLVRIKTVGVCGSDVHYFTHGKIGPFVVKAPIILGHESMGVIAQIGEGVKGLQTGDRVTLEPGYPCRTCEYCKKGQYNLCPEMTFMATPPVDGAFVEYVEWPADFVFKVPDMVSDDAAALIEPLAVGVWSVKRGGVKPGDAIVVYGAGPIGCTTLQAAKAAGATTLIAVDLEDYRLDLIRELGATHTINARHEDPQRRIREITGRNLPESHSGADVVFETAGTLKTCQQSMLVARPGGTVVLVGLPPNPMVELDLVAAASREVDIRGIFRYANCYPAALQLVQEGRVNLDKMVTQRYALDQTQEALIFTDEFKNVSMKVMVDF; this is encoded by the coding sequence ATGACCCAAACCCCTGAAGTTCATCCTGATCCGTTTGAAGTTGCCACCATGAAAGCCGCTGTGATGCATGGCATCCGGGACGTGCGCATTGAAACACGAAACATTCCACAGGTCAGGCCCGGTCATGTGCTGGTGAGAATCAAAACTGTGGGCGTGTGCGGATCAGACGTGCATTACTTCACCCATGGCAAAATCGGGCCATTCGTGGTCAAGGCCCCGATCATTCTGGGACACGAATCCATGGGCGTCATCGCACAAATTGGAGAGGGCGTGAAAGGCTTACAGACTGGTGATCGGGTGACCCTGGAACCCGGTTACCCGTGCAGAACCTGCGAATACTGTAAGAAAGGCCAGTACAACCTGTGCCCCGAGATGACCTTCATGGCGACCCCTCCGGTGGATGGAGCTTTCGTGGAGTATGTGGAGTGGCCTGCCGACTTTGTTTTCAAAGTCCCGGACATGGTTTCAGATGATGCCGCAGCATTGATCGAACCCCTGGCCGTGGGAGTGTGGTCCGTGAAACGAGGAGGGGTCAAACCCGGAGACGCCATTGTGGTCTACGGTGCTGGCCCCATTGGATGCACCACCTTGCAGGCCGCAAAAGCTGCTGGAGCCACCACCCTGATTGCGGTGGACCTGGAAGATTACCGTCTGGACCTGATCCGGGAACTGGGGGCCACCCACACCATCAACGCGAGGCACGAGGATCCACAGAGGCGCATCCGGGAAATCACTGGGCGCAACCTGCCCGAATCACACAGCGGGGCAGATGTGGTGTTTGAAACCGCAGGTACACTGAAAACCTGTCAGCAGAGCATGCTGGTGGCCCGTCCAGGTGGGACGGTGGTACTGGTGGGACTGCCGCCCAACCCCATGGTGGAACTGGACCTGGTGGCGGCAGCTTCCCGTGAGGTGGACATCCGGGGCATCTTCCGCTATGCCAATTGTTATCCTGCTGCCCTGCAACTGGTGCAGGAAGGACGGGTGAATCTGGACAAAATGGTCACCCAACGCTATGCACTGGATCAAACGCAAGAGGCCCTGATTTTCACAGATGAATTCAAAAATGTGTCCATGAAGGTCATGGTGGACTTCTAG